In Methanobacterium veterum, a single genomic region encodes these proteins:
- a CDS encoding 3H domain-containing protein, giving the protein MPIISYSILIYALVALMALFIYGIIGSMYIMHLDIINSLYYTVITIATVGYGDIIPVTPVQKLFTITLVLGGVGLVAYVFTLALTVISMAVEEVTSGSRQRRRIAAAKNHFILCGYGRVGSAVFKQLQRRNQEAIIIERNRNIIEKELWEEPEVLAIPGDATDEDILKSAGIKKARGIIIATGEDVDNLFITLTARELHPEIWIVARASKSENIKRLYRSGADKVISPETSGGEDIYFAAIQPTLVKITMMHGVSNIKKEAEIILRYGATLENIEYHLPEFKEPLARKIEISKMDELNKFMDSLERDPARKNSLQRVYESVSGIHSHWISGQDRESLDRIVEELKKEGLLLGVNLNDDEIKEAARKHGRIVEVIVKPEIKITESHAVGDIRKEAEIILKHGCTMEDIEYYLTGFHESLHRNIGLSRIEDMDNFLKSLDEDSKKMESLERLYSLSGGGIHSHKITGPDTKSLANVEKELKAKGFLLGVNLSKEEIETKIQEFGRVVELLLRHEVTNLDDKKIIVGLKGRILDSKHYLPGVRQIVTRNLYVSSEKDVKNCEDELKRPDARRSVESLYKISRQIHSHTVAAPDVKTIKKIEKALDNKGILLGVNLPEEKIWEIVESQPDDNE; this is encoded by the coding sequence ATGCCTATTATTTCGTATTCTATATTGATTTACGCTTTAGTTGCATTAATGGCGCTGTTTATTTATGGTATAATTGGATCCATGTATATAATGCATTTAGATATAATTAATTCTTTATATTATACTGTTATAACGATAGCAACTGTTGGTTATGGGGATATTATTCCTGTTACTCCTGTTCAAAAACTTTTTACAATAACACTGGTTTTAGGAGGAGTTGGTTTAGTTGCTTATGTGTTTACCTTAGCATTAACGGTGATTTCAATGGCTGTAGAAGAAGTTACTTCTGGTTCCAGGCAAAGAAGAAGGATAGCCGCTGCTAAAAATCATTTTATACTTTGTGGATATGGTAGAGTTGGCAGCGCAGTCTTTAAACAGCTTCAAAGAAGGAACCAGGAAGCAATAATAATTGAGAGAAATAGGAATATTATAGAAAAAGAATTATGGGAAGAACCAGAGGTTCTTGCAATTCCTGGGGATGCAACAGATGAAGACATCCTTAAATCTGCAGGGATAAAAAAAGCAAGAGGTATTATAATAGCCACAGGTGAAGATGTTGATAACCTATTCATAACTTTAACTGCAAGGGAACTGCATCCAGAGATATGGATAGTTGCAAGGGCAAGTAAAAGCGAAAACATCAAAAGACTTTACAGATCTGGAGCAGATAAAGTTATATCACCTGAAACAAGCGGCGGGGAAGATATTTATTTTGCTGCTATCCAGCCGACCCTCGTGAAAATTACCATGATGCATGGTGTTTCAAATATCAAAAAAGAAGCGGAAATAATACTGAGATATGGGGCTACCCTGGAAAATATAGAATATCATCTGCCTGAGTTTAAGGAGCCCCTTGCAAGGAAAATTGAGATTTCTAAAATGGATGAATTAAACAAGTTTATGGATAGTTTAGAGCGTGATCCAGCAAGAAAAAACTCACTGCAGAGGGTATATGAATCTGTAAGTGGAATTCATTCGCATTGGATTTCAGGGCAGGACAGGGAAAGTCTGGATAGGATTGTAGAAGAACTTAAAAAAGAAGGTTTACTTTTAGGAGTTAATTTAAACGACGATGAGATAAAAGAAGCTGCAAGAAAACATGGAAGAATTGTGGAAGTCATCGTAAAACCTGAGATTAAAATTACAGAATCCCATGCCGTTGGTGATATACGCAAAGAAGCTGAAATAATCTTAAAACATGGCTGTACGATGGAAGATATTGAATATTATTTGACGGGATTCCATGAATCACTCCATAGAAACATAGGCTTATCTCGAATTGAAGACATGGATAACTTTTTAAAAAGTTTAGATGAAGATTCAAAAAAGATGGAATCTTTAGAAAGGTTATATTCTCTTTCAGGAGGGGGAATTCATTCCCATAAGATTACAGGGCCTGATACTAAGAGTCTGGCAAATGTTGAAAAAGAGTTAAAAGCTAAAGGATTCCTTTTAGGTGTTAATTTATCTAAAGAAGAAATAGAAACTAAAATTCAGGAATTTGGTAGGGTTGTAGAACTGCTTCTTCGACATGAAGTAACTAATCTTGATGATAAAAAGATAATAGTGGGGCTTAAAGGCAGAATTTTAGATTCAAAGCATTACCTTCCTGGAGTTAGGCAAATCGTAACCAGAAATCTATACGTTAGCTCAGAAAAAGATGTTAAAAACTGTGAAGATGAACTTAAAAGGCCAGACGCAAGAAGGTCTGTTGAGTCATTATACAAAATATCGCGGCAGATACATTCTCATACAGTGGCTGCACCAGACGTTAAGACCATTAAGAAAATTGAAAAAGCACTTGATAATAAAGGCATACTTTTAGGAGTCAATTTACCTGAAGAGAAAATATGGGAAATTGTTGAAAGTCAACCTGATGATAATGAATAA
- a CDS encoding pro-sigmaK processing inhibitor BofA family protein, with product MSIELIVLGIIILIVAFAALGILFKIAGLLLKILVHVILGWIALFLVNILPFVHIPINILTVLIAGFGGIWGVLLLILAQILGFF from the coding sequence ATGTCTATAGAACTTATAGTGCTTGGAATCATAATACTAATTGTTGCATTTGCAGCACTTGGAATTCTGTTTAAAATTGCAGGACTACTGCTTAAAATACTTGTCCATGTAATACTTGGATGGATAGCCCTGTTCCTGGTAAATATACTTCCGTTTGTCCATATCCCTATAAATATACTGACAGTTCTTATTGCAGGGTTTGGAGGAATATGGGGGGTTCTGCTTTTAATACTCGCGCAGATATTAGGATTCTTTTAA
- a CDS encoding monovalent cation/H+ antiporter complex subunit F — MDILTISEYILMGALAIYAIATIRISTRKTISMGIVGLLGLSIAVATLLVLIGQVYGILYCETIALALVILGPIGTIAFSKVIRGW, encoded by the coding sequence ATGGATATACTAACGATATCTGAATACATTTTGATGGGGGCACTTGCAATCTATGCAATTGCTACAATACGGATTTCAACAAGGAAAACCATATCCATGGGTATTGTAGGGCTGCTTGGTTTGAGTATTGCAGTAGCAACATTATTAGTTTTAATAGGACAAGTTTATGGAATATTATATTGTGAGACTATAGCCCTTGCACTGGTTATTCTGGGCCCTATAGGTACCATAGCGTTTTCAAAGGTTATACGGGGATGGTAA
- a CDS encoding argininosuccinate synthase — MKKVVLAFSGGLDTSVCIKLLEEKYDMEVVTACVDVGQPEDEIERPASAADKIGVSKHYTIDAKDEFAEDFIFKAIKANALYEGYPLSTALARPLIAMKIVELAKKEGADAIAHGCTGKGNDQFRFEAMIRSKSNADIIAPIRDLNLTRTEEVKYAKDHGIPLASDKLYSIDENIWGRSIEGDILEDPMVETPEEAFSWTNSTEDAPDEAQVLEIKFENGVPVALDNEEMKPLDIIGKCNEIAGKHGVGRIDIIEDRIIGLKSRENYEVPGAILLITAHKALEQLTLTRSELKFAAYISEIYSELVYDGLWHDPLREDLDSAVDNMQRRVTGTVRVKLHKGNMRILGRESPYSIYSEEAVSFEDKGIDQREMTGMVKNYGMQAATYNKICKKD, encoded by the coding sequence ATGAAAAAAGTTGTTCTCGCATTCAGTGGAGGTCTAGATACATCAGTGTGCATCAAGTTACTTGAAGAAAAATATGACATGGAAGTTGTAACAGCATGCGTAGATGTAGGACAGCCTGAAGATGAAATAGAAAGACCAGCGTCAGCTGCAGATAAAATAGGCGTTTCAAAACATTATACTATAGATGCAAAGGATGAATTTGCAGAAGATTTTATATTCAAAGCAATTAAAGCTAATGCATTATATGAAGGATATCCATTAAGCACTGCACTTGCAAGGCCGTTAATAGCGATGAAAATCGTAGAACTTGCTAAAAAAGAAGGTGCAGACGCAATAGCTCATGGATGCACTGGTAAAGGTAACGACCAGTTTAGATTTGAAGCTATGATAAGATCTAAATCCAATGCAGATATAATAGCTCCAATAAGGGATTTAAATCTTACCCGAACAGAAGAAGTAAAATATGCAAAGGACCATGGTATTCCTCTTGCTTCTGATAAACTTTACAGTATCGATGAAAACATATGGGGAAGATCCATAGAAGGAGATATCCTGGAAGACCCAATGGTTGAAACACCAGAAGAAGCATTCAGCTGGACAAATTCAACTGAAGATGCTCCAGATGAAGCACAGGTACTGGAAATCAAATTTGAAAACGGGGTGCCTGTAGCTTTAGATAATGAAGAAATGAAACCTCTGGATATAATTGGAAAATGCAACGAAATTGCAGGTAAGCACGGTGTTGGTAGAATTGATATTATTGAGGACAGAATAATTGGCCTCAAATCAAGGGAAAATTACGAAGTACCTGGAGCAATTTTACTTATAACTGCTCACAAAGCATTAGAACAGCTCACACTTACAAGAAGCGAGCTTAAATTCGCTGCATACATTTCAGAAATCTATTCTGAACTTGTATATGATGGACTGTGGCATGATCCTCTAAGGGAAGACCTTGACAGCGCTGTTGATAACATGCAGAGAAGGGTAACTGGAACTGTAAGAGTGAAACTCCACAAAGGAAACATGAGGATACTTGGAAGGGAATCTCCTTACAGTATTTACAGTGAAGAAGCAGTTTCCTTTGAAGACAAAGGAATAGACCAGCGTGAAATGACTGGAATGGTCAAAAACTACGGTATGCAGGCTGCAACATATAATAAGATATGTAAAAAGGACTAA
- a CDS encoding succinylglutamate desuccinylase/aspartoacylase domain-containing protein, whose amino-acid sequence MAIKNITTISNETKGEIEKNIHLMEHVPESEIIADLVQTAKSGTPLLKIGHGFPKIMITAGIHGNELPPQAAAARLIANLSYQDLNGTIYIIPFAVPHATMENSRRFKGVDMNRAASKGGFISNNILNAIKDLKISAVGDFHSTKPGSNPGVESVFCSKSPCYKSYLIAKYITESTSSKIICHKEAGALYNGALEDECNLEGVPAVTCEVVSQNGLVTNKSQERSYLQMISYLKYFDII is encoded by the coding sequence ATGGCTATCAAAAATATAACTACAATATCTAATGAAACTAAGGGAGAAATTGAAAAAAATATTCACTTAATGGAACATGTTCCTGAAAGTGAAATCATAGCTGACTTAGTTCAAACAGCAAAATCTGGAACTCCCCTTTTAAAAATAGGCCACGGATTTCCAAAAATAATGATAACTGCAGGAATACATGGAAATGAACTCCCACCGCAGGCAGCTGCAGCCAGGCTTATAGCAAATTTATCATATCAAGATCTAAATGGAACAATTTACATAATACCTTTTGCAGTACCCCATGCCACTATGGAAAATTCAAGGAGATTTAAAGGAGTAGATATGAATAGAGCCGCTTCAAAGGGAGGATTTATATCTAATAATATATTAAATGCCATTAAAGACCTTAAAATAAGTGCGGTAGGTGATTTTCATTCCACCAAACCCGGGAGCAATCCCGGGGTTGAAAGTGTTTTTTGTTCTAAAAGCCCATGTTATAAAAGCTATTTGATAGCAAAGTACATAACAGAGTCTACTTCTTCAAAAATAATATGCCATAAAGAAGCCGGCGCCCTATACAATGGAGCGCTTGAAGATGAATGTAATCTTGAAGGAGTCCCGGCCGTGACATGTGAAGTTGTATCACAAAATGGGCTAGTAACCAATAAAAGCCAGGAACGGTCTTACCTGCAGATGATATCCTACTTAAAATATTTTGATATAATTTAA
- a CDS encoding glycoside hydrolase family 26 protein yields the protein MEMARIFKKIIPIIILIITLFTLLVSGCVNEKSEGNQGMVKLQPPSKGVYHSAFPDFGGSEDNVTSKRISNFEKLANKSIVWAAFSDNWGESNVTFPKTAVETIHDQGAVPYIRMMPRTSLDEIDESNLVYKPDPNYSLQKIIDGDFDNQLREYAREVKQTKIPIMIDFACEMNGNWFYWSGICNGGGVKDKYGDPNLADGPEKYRDAYRHIINIFREEGTTNITWVFHVDADTEPAESWNNYSTYYPGDDYIDWIGVSVYGYTYAGEEGENFTEIMDDAYPQLESISKTKPLAVLEFGVNEGKDKPQWIKEALESIKNGKYPRIKAVSYWNENWEEDDGTTSKLRIDSSKESLETYKQEISNLFFIDKPIFN from the coding sequence ATGGAGATGGCCCGTATTTTTAAAAAAATTATTCCAATAATCATTCTAATAATAACTTTATTCACTCTTTTAGTGTCTGGATGTGTTAATGAAAAATCTGAAGGAAATCAAGGAATGGTTAAACTTCAGCCGCCATCTAAAGGTGTTTATCATTCTGCTTTCCCTGATTTTGGAGGTTCTGAAGACAATGTAACTTCAAAAAGAATCAGTAACTTTGAAAAGTTGGCAAATAAATCCATTGTTTGGGCGGCCTTTTCAGATAACTGGGGCGAAAGTAATGTTACATTCCCTAAAACAGCTGTAGAAACAATTCATGATCAAGGTGCTGTTCCTTACATCCGGATGATGCCCAGAACTAGCCTTGATGAAATTGACGAATCTAATCTAGTTTATAAACCTGATCCAAACTACAGCCTTCAAAAAATAATAGATGGAGATTTCGATAACCAGTTAAGAGAATACGCTCGTGAAGTAAAACAAACAAAAATACCCATAATGATTGATTTTGCATGTGAAATGAACGGCAACTGGTTTTACTGGAGCGGAATTTGTAACGGCGGTGGGGTCAAAGATAAATACGGTGACCCTAATCTTGCTGACGGACCTGAAAAGTACCGTGATGCATACAGACATATAATAAATATATTCAGAGAAGAAGGAACAACTAATATTACATGGGTCTTCCATGTCGATGCAGATACCGAACCCGCTGAATCATGGAATAATTACAGCACTTATTATCCTGGAGATGACTATATAGACTGGATTGGCGTAAGTGTATATGGATATACGTATGCAGGGGAAGAAGGGGAAAATTTCACTGAAATTATGGATGATGCATACCCCCAACTGGAATCAATATCTAAAACAAAACCACTTGCAGTTTTGGAATTTGGAGTTAACGAAGGGAAAGATAAACCTCAATGGATAAAAGAAGCACTTGAATCAATAAAAAATGGAAAATATCCAAGAATTAAAGCTGTAAGTTACTGGAATGAAAATTGGGAAGAAGATGACGGAACTACCTCTAAACTAAGGATAGATTCATCTAAAGAATCTCTGGAAACATATAAACAAGAAATAAGTAATCTTTTCTTTATAGATAAACCAATATTTAATTAA
- the fhcD gene encoding formylmethanofuran--tetrahydromethanopterin N-formyltransferase — MEINGVEIEDTFAEAFGIQVSRILVTAATKKLAKIAATEATGYGTSVIGCPAEAGIDCYVPPEETPDGRPGYMIMICNMSKKKLDHELLERVGMCLLTAATTAAFDALDDADEKLNVGFKLKFFGDGFEKELNIDGRTVYSVPIMSGDFLVEGEFGIKSGIAGGNFFIMGDSQSSALIAAEAAVDAIGAVEGAITPFPGGVVASGSKVGSNKYKFLGASTNEKMCVTLKNEVEDSDIPADVNGVYEIVIDGASEEAVKEAMKVGITAATKVPGVLKISAGNFGGNLGTCNIKLHEIF, encoded by the coding sequence ATGGAAATAAACGGAGTAGAAATAGAAGATACTTTTGCTGAAGCATTTGGAATACAGGTTTCACGCATACTTGTAACTGCAGCTACCAAAAAGCTGGCTAAAATAGCAGCAACAGAAGCAACCGGTTACGGAACATCAGTTATCGGGTGCCCTGCAGAGGCAGGAATAGACTGCTACGTCCCGCCAGAAGAAACCCCTGACGGAAGACCAGGTTACATGATCATGATCTGTAACATGAGCAAGAAAAAACTTGACCATGAGTTATTAGAACGTGTGGGAATGTGTTTACTCACCGCTGCAACAACCGCGGCATTCGATGCTCTTGATGATGCTGATGAGAAACTAAACGTAGGATTCAAACTGAAATTCTTTGGAGACGGTTTCGAAAAAGAATTAAACATAGATGGAAGAACTGTCTACTCAGTTCCAATTATGTCTGGAGACTTCTTAGTTGAAGGTGAATTTGGAATCAAATCAGGAATAGCTGGAGGAAACTTCTTTATAATGGGAGACAGCCAATCATCAGCATTAATAGCAGCAGAAGCAGCAGTAGATGCAATTGGAGCAGTTGAAGGTGCAATAACCCCATTCCCTGGTGGAGTAGTAGCTTCCGGTTCTAAAGTCGGATCAAACAAATACAAATTCTTAGGTGCTTCCACCAACGAAAAAATGTGTGTTACACTCAAAAACGAAGTTGAAGACAGCGATATTCCAGCTGACGTAAACGGAGTATACGAAATCGTTATTGATGGTGCAAGCGAAGAAGCTGTTAAAGAAGCAATGAAAGTTGGAATCACCGCTGCAACCAAAGTCCCAGGTGTCTTAAAAATAAGCGCTGGAAACTTCGGTGGAAACCTCGGTACATGCAACATCAAGCTTCACGAAATTTTCTAA
- a CDS encoding metal-dependent hydrolase — translation MPSYKKHALFSIIITIPFVHDIFYLSLALIGASMIDMDHHIRKNDLILLAVLGVLLTLSLYILKLPFLIGISLIVMAFIFYLSKHRGFVHSIFGVLALSFLLAFSIIGIYALLHGFNIDEKISLIVISVILGIVTLNKKFLLPFFILVPVGIIITKNPDLNLFYAFLAVLIGSLSHILLDLFTPSGIRLFSPLSSKKFKKNYGTILFILWAFLAFIYVFKFNSTLF, via the coding sequence ATGCCGTCTTACAAAAAACATGCCCTCTTCTCCATAATAATAACAATACCATTCGTTCACGATATCTTCTATCTTTCACTTGCATTAATTGGAGCGTCCATGATAGACATGGACCACCACATACGGAAGAACGATCTAATTCTTCTAGCAGTATTAGGGGTTTTACTGACACTTTCGCTTTATATTTTGAAACTGCCATTTTTAATAGGAATTTCATTAATTGTAATGGCATTTATCTTCTATTTATCAAAACACAGGGGATTTGTACATTCCATATTCGGAGTGCTGGCCCTGTCATTTTTACTTGCTTTTTCCATCATTGGAATTTATGCATTACTTCATGGGTTTAATATAGATGAAAAGATCAGCCTAATTGTAATTTCTGTCATTTTAGGCATTGTAACTTTAAATAAAAAATTTTTACTGCCTTTTTTTATTCTGGTGCCTGTTGGAATAATTATAACAAAAAATCCAGACTTAAACCTGTTTTATGCATTTTTAGCTGTATTAATTGGGTCTTTAAGCCACATACTACTTGATCTTTTCACTCCCAGCGGAATACGATTATTTAGTCCACTATCATCTAAAAAATTTAAAAAAAATTATGGAACCATTTTATTTATATTATGGGCATTTTTAGCCTTTATTTATGTTTTTAAGTTTAACAGTACCCTATTTTGA
- a CDS encoding phage minor head protein, which produces MPYIVCTKCNGYYKLQEWESLDDFEECECGGDLIQVDSLNIPYNTERVKTIVETFKNSEPDEKNTDSNGNHKLSINVDHTDGLTKLLKNKKPSKKGFSVEEQRSIFKEIALIPELYDFEYIGPIDDHTKLQIIKILAKVVNDGKGVIDASNEIKSKTSLNSEDAENISKNEISRIKNLGNWRIHKEKGYKYFKISKSLNTCEKCRKAYDKKIFNINEVKMLPPLHHLCRCNAIFIK; this is translated from the coding sequence TTGCCTTATATCGTATGTACTAAATGTAACGGATATTACAAGCTTCAGGAATGGGAATCACTGGATGATTTTGAAGAATGCGAGTGTGGGGGCGATTTAATACAGGTTGATTCGTTAAATATACCTTATAACACTGAAAGAGTAAAAACCATCGTTGAAACATTTAAAAATTCTGAACCTGATGAAAAAAATACTGATTCAAATGGAAATCACAAATTGAGTATTAACGTTGACCACACAGACGGATTAACTAAACTATTAAAAAATAAAAAGCCTTCTAAAAAGGGCTTTTCTGTAGAAGAACAACGATCCATATTTAAAGAAATTGCATTAATTCCAGAACTGTATGATTTTGAATATATAGGTCCAATCGATGACCATACAAAATTACAGATTATCAAAATACTTGCAAAGGTTGTTAACGATGGTAAAGGAGTTATAGATGCCTCCAATGAAATCAAATCTAAAACATCACTAAATTCTGAGGATGCTGAAAATATAAGTAAAAATGAAATAAGCAGAATAAAAAATCTTGGAAACTGGCGCATTCATAAAGAAAAAGGATATAAATACTTCAAAATATCTAAATCACTCAATACATGCGAAAAGTGCCGTAAAGCATATGATAAAAAGATATTCAATATAAATGAAGTTAAAATGCTTCCCCCATTACACCACCTGTGCAGATGCAACGCCATATTCATAAAATAA
- a CDS encoding Na+/H+ antiporter subunit E: MNIIFKMFYAIAYFIVLIIEIIKATLDVAGRTLNGKVEPEIIEIETELKRPISQVILANSITLTPGTLSIDVDTENCIIKVATIVPRKKEDVIPFEPYIKGWLE; encoded by the coding sequence ATGAATATCATATTCAAAATGTTTTATGCAATTGCTTATTTCATCGTACTTATTATAGAGATTATAAAAGCTACTTTAGATGTAGCAGGAAGAACGTTGAATGGTAAAGTCGAACCAGAAATAATAGAAATTGAAACTGAACTTAAAAGGCCAATTTCTCAGGTTATACTTGCAAATAGCATAACTTTAACCCCAGGTACACTTTCAATTGATGTAGACACTGAAAACTGCATTATAAAAGTTGCAACAATCGTTCCAAGAAAAAAAGAGGATGTAATTCCCTTTGAACCATATATTAAAGGGTGGCTAGAGTAA
- a CDS encoding bifunctional ADP-dependent NAD(P)H-hydrate dehydratase/NAD(P)H-hydrate epimerase — protein sequence MTPKDMMAVDSNAEELGISKSALMENAGKSVADHIIDILDPCKIVIFAGTGGNGGDGFVATRHLLNNGYNVELCFIGRSDRIKSHETIQNWTAIQNINSGLNSLKIKIIEDSSSLKKVTAPVIVDALLGTGVKGKLREPISSAIDIINKSEGIKIAVDVPSGLDPLTGEVQDKAVEADFTLTFHEIKDGLKKAAVRYVGNVILYDIGIPKEAEIFLGKGDLLRLKKRDMTSHKGNNGRVLVIGGSRDYSGAPTLAAHAAFKSGVDLVHVACPQSVALPIRSYSPDFIVHTLSEEIIVEDDVDKIVELSKNVDSVVIGCGMGRDAETATALNEIVGEIKKPMIIDADGLKLLYNDILNEIKNEVIVTPHSAEFKALFGLDVPEELKDKMEIISKTSNENKCVVLLKGALDIISNGEKTRLNKTGNPGMTVGGTGDCLAGLTGGLMAKGHDAFEAACLGAYINGKAGDMASVKYEYHFTATDMMKYIDDAFR from the coding sequence ATGACTCCAAAGGATATGATGGCCGTTGATAGTAATGCAGAAGAATTAGGCATTTCTAAGTCTGCACTTATGGAAAATGCAGGTAAATCCGTAGCTGATCACATAATTGATATTCTAGATCCATGCAAAATTGTGATATTTGCAGGTACTGGCGGTAATGGAGGTGACGGATTTGTTGCTACACGGCATTTACTAAATAACGGTTATAATGTAGAATTATGTTTTATAGGCCGTTCTGACAGAATTAAATCCCATGAAACTATTCAAAACTGGACTGCAATCCAGAATATAAATTCCGGCTTGAATTCTCTTAAAATAAAAATAATTGAAGATTCATCCTCACTTAAAAAAGTCACTGCCCCAGTTATAGTTGATGCACTGCTTGGAACTGGAGTTAAAGGCAAGCTTAGAGAGCCAATTTCGAGTGCAATTGATATAATAAACAAGTCTGAAGGTATTAAAATTGCAGTTGACGTGCCAAGTGGATTAGATCCATTGACCGGAGAGGTCCAGGATAAAGCTGTAGAAGCGGATTTCACGCTTACATTCCATGAAATAAAAGATGGACTTAAAAAAGCTGCTGTTAGATATGTTGGGAATGTTATCCTGTATGATATAGGCATTCCAAAAGAAGCTGAAATATTTTTAGGTAAAGGCGATCTTCTAAGGCTCAAAAAAAGAGATATGACGTCCCACAAAGGCAACAACGGAAGAGTCCTTGTTATAGGCGGTAGCCGAGATTATTCGGGGGCCCCAACACTTGCAGCTCATGCAGCATTCAAATCAGGAGTAGATTTAGTCCATGTAGCATGTCCTCAAAGCGTTGCACTTCCAATTAGATCATATTCACCAGATTTTATCGTCCATACACTTTCTGAAGAGATCATCGTTGAAGATGATGTAGACAAAATAGTGGAACTTTCCAAAAATGTGGATTCAGTTGTAATTGGCTGCGGCATGGGCAGGGATGCAGAAACTGCGACTGCTTTAAATGAAATAGTAGGGGAAATTAAAAAACCAATGATAATAGATGCAGATGGTTTAAAATTATTATATAATGACATACTTAATGAAATAAAAAATGAAGTAATAGTTACCCCTCATTCTGCAGAATTTAAAGCTCTTTTCGGTTTAGATGTTCCAGAAGAACTTAAAGACAAAATGGAAATCATCTCAAAGACTTCCAATGAAAATAAATGCGTGGTTCTCCTAAAGGGAGCTCTGGATATTATTTCAAACGGCGAAAAAACAAGGCTGAATAAAACTGGAAATCCTGGAATGACAGTTGGTGGAACTGGAGACTGCCTTGCAGGCCTCACTGGAGGATTAATGGCCAAAGGACATGATGCATTTGAAGCTGCCTGTCTTGGAGCTTACATCAATGGAAAAGCTGGAGACATGGCTTCAGTAAAGTATGAATATCATTTTACTGCAACGGACATGATGAAATACATCGACGATGCTTTTAGGTAA